From the genome of Adlercreutzia equolifaciens DSM 19450:
GGAGAAAGGGGGAGCGGTGGCGATTCGGGAAGATGTCGGGGCGTTTCTTGTCTCCCATGCGGATGAGGGGTACCGGGCGTTCCAGGCGAAGCTCATCCCGAACATCGACGCGGTCACCATCGTGGGCGTGCGCACGCCCGAGCTGCGGAAGTTCGCGAAAGGGCTCGCGCGGCGGGAAGATGCGGGGGAGTTTCTGGCGGCGCTGCCGCACGGCACCTTCGAGGAGAATCAGCTGCACTCGTTCGTCATCGCCCAGGAGCGCGACTTCGATAAGCTCGTCGGCGAGATCGAGCGCTTCCTCCCCTTCGTCGACAACTGGGCCACCTGCGACCAGCTGTCCTGTCGCGGGCTCGCCGCGAACCCGGATGCCGCGCTGGTGAAGGCGCGAGCGTGGCTGGAAAGCGACCACGAGTACACGGTGCGCTTCGCCATCGGCGTGCTTATGGAGCTGTTCCTCGACGAGCGGTTCCGGCCGGAGTTCTTCGAGTGGGTCATCGGCGTCTCGCGCCCGGAGTACTACGTGAACATGATGCGGGCGTGGTACTTCGCCGAGGCGCTGGCGAAGCAGCCGGCCGCTGCCGAGGCGGTCATCGCCTCCGGCGCCCTCGATGAGTGGACCCACAACAAGGCCATCCAGAAGGCCGTGGAGAGCCGCCGCATCCCCGCCGAGCAGAAGAACCGCCTGCGCGCTATGAAGCGACGATCGTGAGCGGGACGTGCGGCGGAAGCATCTTCGTTCTGGTTGGGCAATTACGGCGATTCAGTATGATGCGAACGAACGTTCCATGTTATACTGGGCGGCATGGAACGTGAGCGCACATATGTCTGTATCGATCTGAAGAGCTTCTACGCCTCGGTGGAGTGCGTGCGCCGGGGGCTGGATCCCATGACGACGCGGCTGGTGGTGGCCGATCCGACGCGCTCGGAGATGACTATTTGCTTGGCGGTGAGCCCGGCCATGAAGGCGGCGGGGGTGAAAAACCGCTGCCGGCTCTACGAGATTCCCGAGGGGATCGACTACATCACGGCCCAGCCGCGCATGACGAGCTACATGGAGGTGTCGGCGGAGATCTACGGCACCTACCTGCGCTATGTGTCCCAGGAGGACATCCATCCTTATTCCATCGACGAGTGCTTCATCGACGCCACGCCCTATCTGGAGCTGTACGACCTGACGGCCCGCGAGTTCGCCGACACCCTGCGCTCGGCGGTGCGCGCGGAGACGGGCATCCCGGCCACCGTGGGCATCGGCCCCAACTTGTTCCTCGCGAAGGTGGCGCTCGACATCTCGGCCAAGCACGCGCCGGACGGGGTGGGCGAGCTCGATGCGCGCTCCTTTCGCGAGAGCATCTGGCGGCATCGGCCCATCACCGACATTTGGAACATCGGGCCGGGCATCGCTCGGCGGCTCGCGAAGTACCGGGTGTTCGATTTGAAGGGCGTGACCGAGATGGATCCGGACGTGCTCTACGGCGAGTTCGGGGTGAACGCCGAGTACCTCATCGATCATGCCTGGGGCGTGGAGCCCTGCACCATCGCCGAGATCAAGGCCTACGAGCCGGAGAGCTCCTCCACGATGAACGGGCAGATCCTGCCCTGCGGCTACAACTTCGACGACACCCTCATGGTGCTGCGCGAGATGGTGGACGACTCTGTGCTCGATCTGGTAGAGAAGCACCTGGTGACCGATCATATCTCGCTGCACGTGAGCTACGGGAGGGGCGGGGATGGGGACGAGGCGGCGGAAGGTGCCGGGGGCGACGCCGCAAAGGGCCCCGAGAAGGCGGGGGAGCTCTTCGACGGCGGCCATGGTACCCGGCGCGTCGGCGGCACGCGTCCGCATGGGGGCGGCTCCCGCAAGATTCCCGAGCGCACGAACTCCTTCGCGAAGCTCTACGGATACTTGGAGGCGCTCTTCCGGGAGACGGTGGATCCGGCCCGCACCATGCGCAAGATCAGCATCGGTTTTGGCAACCTGGTGGACGCCGATCTGGCCACGGTGGACCTGTTCACCGATGTTGCGGCCGCCGATCGCGAGCGGCGCCGCGCCGAGGCCGTGCTCGCCGTGAAGGGGAAGTTCGGGAAGAACGCCCTCATCAAGGGCACGAGCCTGAAGGAACACGCGCTCGGTCGCGAGCGGAACACCATGGTGGGAGGGCACCATGGCTAGGGAAGTGGATGTGCTCGCGGGACTTAGGTGGGAGGAGGTCGGCGACGCGGGCTCGTGCGGTGCGCAGACCGCTGTCGGGGCCGAGGCGCCCTTGGATCCGCCGGTGCCTCCGGGCATCGGACGGCCGCACCCCGATCGCGCCCGCCAGTTCATGCCCTTCGCGGCGCTGCGCGGCTACTACGATCTCGTCCACGCAAAGGAGGCGGTTCCCGAATCGCGCCGGCCGCTTTCCGACGACGAGGCCCGGGCGCTGGATGATCTCATCGCGAACCTCGACCGCGGGGACGTGGTGCGCTGCCGCTACTACGAGGGCGGCGGCTATCGCGAGGCCGAAGGGGCCGTGAGCCAGATCGATGTCACCTTCCGCGATCTGTGGATCGTGCGTCGGCGCATCCCCTTTTCGGCCATCCAGTCTCTGGAATTGCTGTACCCGGCCAGCTGAGCTTCGAGCCGCCGCGTCGGCGACGGTGTATGATTTCCTCGAGCAACAGGAAGGAACCGTTTCATGAGCAACGAGATCAAGTGCCCCCATTGCGGCGAGGCGTTCACCGTGGACGAGAGCGGGTACGCCGCCATTTTGAACCAAGTGCGCGACCAGGAGTTCCAGCGCGAGGTGGATGCCCGCGTGTCTCTGGCCGAGAAAAGCCGCGAGCAGGAGGTGGCGCTGGCGGTCACCAAGGCCGAGGAGGCCCTGCGCGCCCAGATCGCCGAGCGCGACGGCGAGCTCGTCAACCTGAAGGCCCAGCTAAGTGTCCAGCAACAACAAGCCTCCATGGAAACGCAGATCGCGGTGCAGAGGGCCGAGGCCGCAGCCAAGGACGCCCAGGTGGCCGTCGAGCGCGAGCGGGACGATTTGCGCGGCAAAGTGGAGCGGGCGCGCGACGAGCTGGAGGCGCAGAAGACCCGCGCCGAGGCCGAGCTGGCCCGGGCTCGGGCCGAGGCCCAGGCCCAGCTGGCCGAGAAGCTTCGGGCGAAGGACGAGCTCATCGCCGACCGCGAGCGGGAGATCGAGCGCATCCAGGACATGAGGGCGCGCCTTTCCACGAAGATGCTCGGCGAGTCGCTGGAACAGCACTGCGAGATCGAGTTCAACCGCCTGCGCCCCACGGCCTTCCCGCGCGCCTACTTCGAGAAGGACAACGAGGTGGTGGAGGGCACCAAGGGCGACTTCGTCTTCCGCGACTTCGACGAGGAGGGCAACGAGATCGTCTCCATCATGTTCGAGATGAAGAACGAGGCCGACGACTCCACCCATCGAAAGACCAACGAGTCGCACTTCAAGAAGCTGGACGCCGATCGCCGCAAGAAGGGCTGCGAGTACGCCGTGCTCGTGTCGCTGCTCGAGCCGGACAACGAGCTGTACGCCGCCGGCATCACGGACGTGTCCTATCGCTTCGAGAAGATGTACGTCATCCGGCCGCAGTTCTTCATCCCCCTCATCACGCTTCTGCGCAACGCGGCGCTCTCGTCGCTTCAGTACCGCAAGGAGCTCGCGCTCGTGCGCCAGCAGAACATCGACGTCACGAACTTCGAGGACCAGCTGGCCGACTTCAAGGACAAGTTCGGCCGCAACTACCGGCTCGCCAGCGAGCGCTTCGCGAAGGCCATCGACGAGATAGACAAGTCCATCGACCATTTGCAGAAGATCAAGGAGCACCTGCTGGGAAGCGAACGTAACCTGCGTTTGGCTAACGACAAGGCCGAGGATCTCACCGTAAAGAAACTTACCCGCAAGAACCCCACCATGAAGGCCCTGCTCGACGAGGCCCGCGCCGCCAAGGAGGAGCAATCGGAGGGCGTGTCTGAAGGTGAGCTCGATTGAGATCATTGACAGGAGCGTGTATTAACTCTACAGTAATGACCCAAATTTAGGCTATTACTGTAGAGTGGGACAATGAAACTTATAGAAGCGGAAAGAAAACTCAGAGCCTTCAGCGAGCAAAAGCGCGTGTTCCGCTCGCGCGAGCTTGGCCGCGTCCTTGGAGAGAGTGGCAATACTTTGCGAAGCTCTATCAAGCGTCTGCTTGATTCGGGGATCATCACGCGGCTGGCGCGAGATGTCTACTGGTTCGGCGACTTCAAAGGAAGAG
Proteins encoded in this window:
- a CDS encoding DNA alkylation repair protein, with translation MAIREDVGAFLVSHADEGYRAFQAKLIPNIDAVTIVGVRTPELRKFAKGLARREDAGEFLAALPHGTFEENQLHSFVIAQERDFDKLVGEIERFLPFVDNWATCDQLSCRGLAANPDAALVKARAWLESDHEYTVRFAIGVLMELFLDERFRPEFFEWVIGVSRPEYYVNMMRAWYFAEALAKQPAAAEAVIASGALDEWTHNKAIQKAVESRRIPAEQKNRLRAMKRRS
- a CDS encoding YolD-like family protein, which encodes MAREVDVLAGLRWEEVGDAGSCGAQTAVGAEAPLDPPVPPGIGRPHPDRARQFMPFAALRGYYDLVHAKEAVPESRRPLSDDEARALDDLIANLDRGDVVRCRYYEGGGYREAEGAVSQIDVTFRDLWIVRRRIPFSAIQSLELLYPAS
- a CDS encoding DUF2130 domain-containing protein is translated as MSNEIKCPHCGEAFTVDESGYAAILNQVRDQEFQREVDARVSLAEKSREQEVALAVTKAEEALRAQIAERDGELVNLKAQLSVQQQQASMETQIAVQRAEAAAKDAQVAVERERDDLRGKVERARDELEAQKTRAEAELARARAEAQAQLAEKLRAKDELIADREREIERIQDMRARLSTKMLGESLEQHCEIEFNRLRPTAFPRAYFEKDNEVVEGTKGDFVFRDFDEEGNEIVSIMFEMKNEADDSTHRKTNESHFKKLDADRRKKGCEYAVLVSLLEPDNELYAAGITDVSYRFEKMYVIRPQFFIPLITLLRNAALSSLQYRKELALVRQQNIDVTNFEDQLADFKDKFGRNYRLASERFAKAIDEIDKSIDHLQKIKEHLLGSERNLRLANDKAEDLTVKKLTRKNPTMKALLDEARAAKEEQSEGVSEGELD